The segment TAACGCTTGGGCAAGGCAATTTGACCATGGAAAACTAATTCTGCAGGACCCTTTAACCAATACTGATTTCCACGAAGATCCACTTCAAGTTCACCACCTTTAAACCCCAGTTTGATCGGCCAATCCACTCCCCATATCCGGGAAGCATAGATCGCTGCAGCAGTTGCCCCGGTCCCGCAGGCCAGGGTTTCCACATTCACACCCCTCTCCCAGGTTCTTACCGTAATTCGGGAGTCTGACCGATTTACCAGATTAACATTGGTTCCCTGGGGATGACTCACATGTTCATCCATGGCGTGACCTAATCGATGAATGTCTTCAGCAGCCAGGTCATCAACTGGAATGATCAGATGGGGTACTCCTGTATCGATGAACCCACAACCAGGTCTGGGAATATCCCAGGGATGCAAACTGTCGTTTACCAGTATTTGGACAGCAACCTGACCCTGCTTGAGCTCATATTCATGGTGCCCGTCATCTGCACGGAAGGTGCCTGTTTTTCCTGCCTTTCCATGGGAAATAGCAAATTGCACCAATGATCTCGCCCCATTTCCACACATTTCCCCCCGGGATCCATCAGCATTGTAATAGTGCATGCGGAAGTCTGCCTGCTGATCAGGGGTCAGGATCAAGACCCCATCGGATCC is part of the Candidatus Neomarinimicrobiota bacterium genome and harbors:
- the dapF gene encoding diaminopimelate epimerase, which encodes MIEFYKYVAAGNDFIIFNNWQGNLDLSREQIIDLCDRRFGIGSDGVLILTPDQQADFRMHYYNADGSRGEMCGNGARSLVQFAISHGKAGKTGTFRADDGHHEYELKQGQVAVQILVNDSLHPWDIPRPGCGFIDTGVPHLIIPVDDLAAEDIHRLGHAMDEHVSHPQGTNVNLVNRSDSRITVRTWERGVNVETLACGTGATAAAIYASRIWGVDWPIKLGFKGGELEVDLRGNQYWLKGPAELVFHGQIALPKRYSNLEK